A stretch of Janibacter endophyticus DNA encodes these proteins:
- a CDS encoding multicopper oxidase domain-containing protein produces MSTPPSPSGSSSTPEPVTSAPAGAKGAGGRPVDRGRWALRDRPGVVWLVLAALLALVHPFVPESRWLMVHLVLLGAVTHSIVVWSNHFADALLKTGGEPRSLVNRRLVLLIVGVLAVLVGVPTALWPVTVAGATLASLAVAWHGWSLWRRLRHALPGRFRVTIRYYLAAAACMVLGAGLGATLARGLTSETHGRVLLAHTMVMVLGWVGLTVTGTLLTLWPTMLRTRMDERAESLARQALPALVISLLVVVAGALGDVRPLAVAGLVGYALAVGWWGRALLRPARTAPPRHFGTWSVTAALAWFAVALVLVPVRVAAAGSWAELGLTYGRITSVVTVGFALQLVMGALAHLVPVVLGGGASVVRVAQERLDRWGVLRVATVNIGLVLSLLPVPSAVRVLLTVLVLAALVSFVPLLLGAIRAAVRTRVALAGQPRGLTPLGPEATVWSPGQLVAAVGAMALAVSLGVAWDPAAAGVPVAAGGSAAAAGEVTPTGETTEVVVEAHDMRFSPSSITVPAGNTLVIELVNVDDRSPHDLVFASGARSSRVAPGARERIEVGVVGASTQAWCSVVGHRQMGMVLDVVVEGAGGGAGVSAVAGSSDEAGSGDGHQAGPSPADTTPSPTVSPDDSVSEDFEAVPAGLPPLTDETVRRVTLTIKEVELEVAPGVRQKRWTFDGAVPGPTLHGRVGDRFEVTLVNEGTMGHSIDFHAGSLAPDEPMRTIPPGESLVYEFTAERAGIWMYHCSTMPMSAHIAAGMHGAVVIEPPGLPEVERSYLLVQSEVHLDGDGRSPVVEVDAPAVAADAQPDLMTFNGIAHQYDHRPLTARVGERVRIWVLDAGPNRPSSLHVVGGQLDTVYAEGGYLLRRGRDAFGTRDGGSQALALQPAQGGFVELVLPEAGTYPVVTHVMADAERGAHALLRVTS; encoded by the coding sequence ATGAGCACGCCCCCTTCGCCGTCCGGGTCGTCGTCGACCCCCGAGCCCGTCACCTCGGCCCCCGCCGGGGCGAAGGGGGCGGGCGGCCGACCCGTCGACCGGGGCCGGTGGGCGCTGCGCGACCGTCCCGGTGTCGTGTGGCTCGTCCTGGCCGCCCTGCTCGCCCTCGTGCACCCCTTCGTCCCCGAGTCGCGGTGGCTCATGGTCCACCTCGTCCTCCTGGGCGCGGTGACCCACTCGATCGTCGTGTGGAGCAACCACTTCGCCGACGCGCTGCTCAAGACCGGGGGCGAGCCCCGCTCCCTCGTCAACCGGCGCCTCGTGCTGCTCATCGTCGGTGTCCTCGCCGTGCTCGTCGGGGTCCCGACGGCGCTGTGGCCGGTGACGGTCGCCGGGGCGACGCTCGCCTCCCTCGCGGTCGCGTGGCACGGCTGGTCGTTGTGGCGACGGCTGCGGCACGCGTTGCCGGGCCGCTTCCGGGTGACGATCCGCTACTACCTCGCCGCCGCCGCGTGCATGGTGCTCGGCGCCGGTCTCGGCGCGACCCTCGCCCGGGGGCTGACGAGCGAGACCCACGGCCGGGTGCTTCTCGCCCACACCATGGTGATGGTCCTCGGCTGGGTCGGCCTGACCGTCACCGGGACTCTGCTCACGCTGTGGCCGACGATGCTGCGCACCCGCATGGACGAGCGGGCCGAGAGCCTCGCCCGCCAAGCCCTGCCCGCGCTCGTCATCTCCCTGCTCGTCGTCGTCGCCGGCGCGCTCGGCGACGTCCGCCCGCTCGCCGTCGCCGGGCTCGTGGGGTACGCCCTGGCCGTCGGCTGGTGGGGACGTGCCCTGCTGCGCCCGGCCCGGACGGCACCGCCGCGCCACTTCGGCACGTGGTCGGTGACGGCCGCGCTCGCATGGTTCGCCGTCGCGCTCGTGCTCGTCCCGGTCCGGGTCGCGGCCGCCGGGTCGTGGGCCGAGCTCGGGCTGACCTACGGGCGGATCACCTCGGTCGTCACCGTGGGCTTCGCCCTCCAGCTCGTCATGGGAGCGCTCGCCCACCTCGTGCCGGTCGTCCTCGGCGGTGGCGCCTCCGTCGTCCGCGTCGCCCAGGAGCGCCTCGACCGGTGGGGCGTGCTCCGCGTGGCGACGGTGAACATCGGGCTCGTCCTCTCGCTCCTGCCGGTCCCCTCGGCCGTCCGGGTGCTCCTCACCGTGCTCGTCCTCGCGGCCCTCGTGAGCTTCGTGCCGCTGCTGCTCGGCGCGATCCGGGCCGCGGTGCGCACGCGGGTCGCGCTCGCCGGGCAGCCGCGCGGGCTCACCCCGCTCGGGCCCGAGGCCACCGTGTGGTCCCCGGGGCAGCTCGTCGCGGCCGTCGGCGCGATGGCACTCGCGGTCTCGCTCGGCGTCGCCTGGGACCCCGCCGCGGCGGGCGTCCCGGTCGCCGCCGGCGGGTCCGCGGCAGCCGCCGGCGAGGTCACCCCCACCGGCGAGACGACCGAGGTCGTCGTCGAGGCGCACGACATGCGCTTCTCCCCCTCGAGCATCACCGTGCCCGCCGGCAACACGCTCGTCATCGAGCTCGTCAACGTCGACGACCGCTCCCCCCACGACCTCGTCTTCGCCAGCGGCGCACGCTCCTCCCGGGTCGCCCCCGGGGCCCGGGAGCGGATCGAGGTCGGTGTCGTCGGTGCCTCGACGCAGGCCTGGTGCTCGGTCGTCGGGCACCGGCAGATGGGGATGGTCCTCGACGTCGTCGTCGAGGGCGCAGGGGGCGGCGCCGGGGTCTCCGCGGTCGCCGGGTCTTCCGACGAGGCCGGTTCGGGCGACGGCCACCAGGCCGGACCCTCCCCCGCCGACACCACCCCTTCGCCCACGGTCTCGCCCGACGACAGCGTGAGCGAGGACTTCGAGGCCGTGCCCGCAGGGCTGCCTCCGCTGACCGACGAGACCGTGCGCAGGGTGACGCTGACGATCAAGGAGGTCGAGCTCGAGGTGGCCCCGGGCGTGCGGCAGAAGCGCTGGACGTTCGACGGGGCCGTGCCCGGCCCGACCCTGCACGGCCGGGTGGGAGACCGTTTCGAGGTCACCCTCGTCAACGAGGGGACGATGGGCCACTCCATCGACTTCCATGCCGGCTCGCTGGCCCCCGACGAGCCGATGCGCACGATCCCGCCCGGCGAGTCGCTCGTCTACGAGTTCACCGCCGAGCGCGCGGGGATCTGGATGTACCACTGCTCGACGATGCCGATGAGCGCGCACATCGCGGCCGGCATGCACGGCGCGGTCGTCATCGAGCCGCCCGGGCTGCCCGAGGTCGAGCGCAGCTATCTCCTCGTGCAGTCCGAGGTTCATCTCGACGGCGACGGGCGCTCGCCGGTCGTCGAGGTCGACGCACCGGCCGTGGCGGCCGACGCCCAGCCGGACCTCATGACCTTCAACGGGATCGCCCACCAGTACGACCACCGCCCGCTCACGGCACGGGTCGGCGAGCGCGTACGGATCTGGGTTCTCGACGCCGGGCCCAACCGGCCGAGCAGCCTGCACGTCGTCGGCGGTCAGCTCGACACTGTCTACGCCGAGGGCGGGTACCTCCTGCGGCGGGGGCGTGACGCCTTCGGCACCCGCGACGGCGGGAGCCAGGCGCTCGCGCTGCAGCCGGCACAGGGCGGCTTCGTCGAGCTCGTGCTCCCCGAGGCCGGGACCTACCCGGTCGTCACCCACGTGATGGCCGACGCCGAGCGCGGGGCCCACGCGCTGCTGCGGGTCACGTCGTGA
- a CDS encoding hemerythrin domain-containing protein — MEEHGEIINRLGELRRATESGGTGAREQAADHLAALLDPHTRAEEVGLFHVLREDPEFTEHIDRLCGEHTGIDELLAAVRAGDAARMPDLELALRAHIDHEDNGLFPAAAIALAGGDGWERVHDLTPAP; from the coding sequence ATGGAGGAGCACGGCGAGATCATCAACCGGCTCGGTGAGCTGCGCCGCGCCACCGAGAGCGGTGGCACCGGCGCTCGCGAGCAGGCGGCCGACCATCTCGCCGCGCTCCTCGACCCGCACACCCGCGCCGAGGAGGTGGGGCTCTTCCACGTCCTGCGCGAGGACCCGGAGTTCACCGAGCACATCGACCGGCTCTGCGGCGAGCACACCGGCATCGACGAGCTGCTCGCGGCCGTCCGGGCCGGCGACGCCGCCCGGATGCCCGACCTCGAGCTCGCGCTCCGCGCCCACATCGACCACGAGGACAACGGGCTCTTCCCGGCCGCCGCGATCGCCCTCGCCGGCGGCGACGGCTGGGAGCGGGTCCACGACCTCACCCCGGCTCCCTGA
- a CDS encoding DUF2249 domain-containing protein yields MTNDLGLSASAGCACGCSDTGTPELDVRTIPHAIRHGVVFGALGSVPVGGAMVLVAPHDPKPLLAQIEEREAGAIDVTYLTEGPEAWHLRLARTR; encoded by the coding sequence ATGACCAACGATCTCGGCCTCTCCGCCTCGGCCGGCTGCGCGTGCGGCTGCAGCGACACCGGCACCCCGGAGCTCGACGTCCGCACGATCCCCCACGCGATCCGGCACGGCGTCGTCTTCGGCGCCCTCGGCTCGGTCCCCGTCGGCGGCGCGATGGTGCTCGTCGCCCCCCACGACCCCAAGCCGCTGCTCGCCCAGATCGAGGAGCGCGAGGCCGGCGCCATCGACGTCACCTACCTCACCGAGGGCCCCGAGGCCTGGCACCTGCGGCTGGCGCGCACCCGCTGA
- a CDS encoding helix-turn-helix transcriptional regulator has protein sequence MKTTPPLGPAATPLPGERPDLPPGRRAVLAAVDAAEVCTAAQAGEVAGLHPNMARRHLDRLLADGLVSARTEPSGPGRPSRRYGCTPAGRAALATEDDLAEEYLALAAAFAEQLAVASVDPAPVARAVGRGWGERLAVGSGDVLDVLDRLGFSPRPRENVVELRTCPLLGAATAHPEVVCEVHLGLVHGVDAALGGPGTGGSLTPFAEPGACLLRLPDGRRPAS, from the coding sequence GTGAAAACTACGCCTCCGCTGGGCCCCGCGGCAACTCCGCTCCCGGGCGAGCGCCCGGACCTGCCTCCTGGCCGACGCGCGGTCCTCGCGGCGGTGGACGCCGCGGAGGTGTGCACGGCCGCGCAGGCCGGGGAGGTCGCGGGGCTGCACCCGAACATGGCGCGCCGCCACCTCGACCGGCTCCTCGCCGACGGGCTCGTCAGCGCCCGGACCGAGCCGTCCGGACCCGGCCGCCCGTCCCGACGCTACGGGTGCACCCCGGCGGGGCGCGCGGCCCTCGCCACCGAGGACGATCTCGCCGAGGAGTACCTCGCCCTGGCGGCCGCCTTCGCCGAGCAGCTCGCCGTGGCCAGCGTCGACCCGGCCCCGGTGGCCCGCGCCGTCGGCCGGGGGTGGGGGGAGCGCCTCGCCGTGGGCTCGGGCGACGTCCTCGACGTCCTCGACCGGCTCGGCTTCTCGCCCCGGCCGCGTGAAAACGTCGTCGAGCTGCGCACCTGCCCGCTCCTCGGGGCCGCGACCGCCCACCCCGAGGTCGTGTGCGAGGTCCACCTCGGCCTCGTCCACGGCGTCGACGCCGCCCTCGGTGGCCCCGGGACAGGGGGCAGCCTCACCCCCTTCGCCGAGCCCGGTGCCTGCCTGCTCCGCCTCCCCGACGGCCGCCGACCCGCCTCGTGA
- a CDS encoding SIR2 family NAD-dependent protein deacylase, with translation MSVEQAAAALRGAQQVVVLSGAGMSAESGVPTFREAQSGLWEEFDPSRLATPEAWQADPPFVWAWYAWRVGLVRDVEPNDGHRALAALARTHDVTIVTQNVDDLHERAGSEVLAHIHGSLFEYRCGDCGVRYDAPVEVPSEPVERLDPPTCQACAGDVRPGVVWFGEDLPMDDFQASVEALESLTKGDVCLVVGTSGIVYPAAGMPAIARGAGATVVEINPHESDISDMCDIVVRGSAATTLPALVAALG, from the coding sequence ATGAGTGTCGAGCAGGCCGCGGCCGCCCTCCGGGGCGCGCAGCAGGTCGTCGTCCTCTCCGGGGCCGGGATGAGCGCCGAGTCCGGCGTCCCGACCTTCCGCGAGGCCCAGTCCGGGCTGTGGGAGGAGTTCGACCCCTCCCGGTTGGCGACCCCCGAGGCGTGGCAGGCCGACCCTCCCTTCGTCTGGGCCTGGTACGCGTGGCGGGTCGGGCTGGTCCGCGACGTCGAGCCCAACGACGGCCACCGGGCCCTGGCCGCTCTCGCCCGCACCCACGACGTCACGATCGTCACGCAGAACGTTGACGACCTCCACGAGCGCGCCGGCAGCGAGGTCCTCGCGCACATCCACGGCTCGCTCTTCGAGTACCGCTGCGGCGACTGCGGCGTCCGCTACGACGCACCGGTCGAGGTGCCGAGCGAGCCGGTCGAGCGGCTCGACCCGCCGACCTGCCAGGCCTGCGCCGGCGACGTCCGGCCGGGTGTCGTCTGGTTCGGCGAGGACCTGCCGATGGACGACTTCCAGGCGAGCGTCGAGGCCCTCGAGTCCCTGACGAAGGGGGATGTCTGCCTCGTCGTCGGGACCTCCGGCATCGTCTACCCGGCGGCGGGGATGCCGGCGATCGCCCGCGGTGCGGGCGCGACCGTCGTCGAGATCAACCCGCACGAGAGCGACATCTCCGACATGTGCGACATCGTCGTGCGCGGGAGCGCGGCGACGACGCTGCCCGCTCTCGTCGCCGCCCTCGGCTGA
- a CDS encoding proline--tRNA ligase, with protein MRMSNLFLRTLREDPVDAELPGHKLLVRAGYVRRAAPGIYTWLPLGMRVLRKVEGIVREEMDKISQELSFPALLPREPYEATNRWTEYGPNLFRLQDRKGADMLLGPTHEEMFTLAVKDVCSSYKDLPLSLYQIQTKYRDEARPRAGVLRGREFIMKDSYSFDVDEAGLQKSYDAHRDAYVKIFDRLGFEYVIVHADSGAMGGSASEEFLAVNEGGEDTFVRDDQGYAANVEAVEIPQAAPVEVTAGPAHVEDTPDTPTIETLVAALNRDHPRADGREWTAADTLKNVIVMLEHPADAEHPEGRREPLAIGVPGDREVDPKRLETKVSPATPVAFEEKDFAAYPSLAKGYIGPGVLGGEKASGIRYLLDPSIAEGSAWVTGADEHGKHVIDLVHGRDFTADGTIQAAEIREGDLGPNGEALTLARGIEMGHIFQLGQKYADALGLKVLDENGKLVTVWMGSYGIGVTRAVGVIAEDNHDEAGLVWPRSVAPFDVHVVAAGKGEELFAAAADLSAQLEAQGLDVLYDDRAGKVSPGVKFKDAELLGIPSILVVGRGLAEGVVELKDRRSGQARQVPVDEAVAQVVQEVRGG; from the coding sequence ATGCGCATGTCCAACCTCTTCCTCCGCACCCTCCGCGAGGACCCGGTGGACGCCGAGCTCCCGGGTCACAAGCTGCTCGTCCGTGCGGGCTACGTCCGCCGCGCCGCCCCGGGCATCTACACCTGGCTGCCGCTCGGCATGCGCGTGCTGCGCAAGGTCGAGGGCATCGTCCGGGAGGAGATGGACAAGATCAGCCAGGAGCTGAGCTTCCCCGCGCTGCTGCCGCGCGAGCCCTACGAGGCGACGAATCGCTGGACCGAGTACGGCCCCAACCTCTTCCGGCTGCAGGACCGCAAGGGCGCCGACATGCTCCTCGGCCCGACCCACGAGGAGATGTTCACCCTCGCGGTCAAGGACGTCTGCAGCTCCTACAAGGACCTGCCGCTGAGCCTCTACCAGATCCAGACGAAGTACCGCGACGAGGCGCGTCCGCGCGCCGGCGTGCTGCGCGGCCGCGAGTTCATCATGAAGGACAGCTACTCCTTCGACGTCGACGAGGCCGGGCTGCAGAAGTCCTACGACGCGCACCGCGACGCCTACGTCAAGATCTTCGACCGGCTCGGCTTCGAGTACGTCATCGTCCACGCCGACTCCGGCGCGATGGGCGGCTCGGCGAGCGAGGAGTTCCTCGCGGTCAACGAGGGCGGCGAGGACACCTTCGTCCGCGACGACCAGGGCTACGCCGCGAACGTCGAGGCTGTCGAGATCCCGCAGGCCGCGCCCGTCGAGGTGACCGCCGGACCCGCGCACGTCGAGGACACCCCCGACACCCCGACGATCGAGACCCTCGTCGCCGCGCTCAACCGCGACCACCCGCGCGCCGACGGCCGCGAGTGGACCGCCGCGGACACGCTGAAGAATGTCATCGTCATGCTCGAGCACCCGGCCGACGCGGAGCATCCCGAGGGCCGGCGCGAGCCGCTCGCCATCGGCGTGCCCGGCGACCGCGAGGTCGACCCGAAGCGGCTCGAGACCAAGGTCTCGCCGGCGACCCCCGTCGCGTTCGAGGAGAAGGACTTCGCGGCCTACCCCTCGCTGGCGAAGGGGTACATCGGCCCGGGCGTCCTCGGGGGGGAGAAGGCGTCGGGGATCCGGTACCTCCTCGACCCGAGCATTGCCGAGGGCTCGGCCTGGGTCACCGGCGCCGACGAGCACGGCAAGCACGTCATCGACCTCGTCCACGGGCGCGACTTCACCGCAGACGGGACGATCCAGGCCGCCGAGATCCGCGAGGGCGACCTCGGCCCGAACGGCGAGGCGCTCACCCTGGCCCGCGGCATCGAGATGGGCCACATCTTCCAGCTCGGCCAGAAGTACGCCGACGCGCTCGGCCTCAAGGTCCTCGACGAGAACGGCAAGCTCGTCACCGTCTGGATGGGTTCATACGGTATCGGCGTCACCCGGGCCGTCGGCGTCATCGCCGAGGACAACCACGACGAGGCGGGCCTCGTCTGGCCGCGCAGCGTCGCCCCCTTCGACGTCCACGTCGTCGCCGCCGGCAAGGGCGAGGAGCTCTTCGCCGCTGCTGCCGATCTCTCGGCGCAGCTTGAGGCGCAGGGCCTCGACGTCCTCTACGACGACCGGGCCGGCAAGGTCAGCCCCGGTGTGAAGTTCAAGGACGCCGAGCTGCTCGGCATCCCGTCGATCCTCGTCGTCGGCAGGGGCCTGGCCGAGGGTGTCGTCGAGCTCAAGGACCGCCGCTCCGGGCAGGCCCGCCAGGTGCCGGTGGACGAGGCCGTCGCGCAGGTCGTCCAGGAGGTCCGGGGCGGGTGA
- a CDS encoding HAD family hydrolase yields the protein MSREEDTPRRPSPGRPEPGPVEAVIFDWGGTLTPWHSIDLGEQWRVFAREIHGIPFASEDVPHADLERAHELADRILAAEDEAWQRSRSDHASAHLDDVLRAAGIDPWHDRHHLALAAYRRFWEPHTATDPQVRPLWEGLRAHGLKVGVLSNTIWSREYHRGIFERDGVLDLIDADVYSSEIRVTKPHALAFETACRALDVAPTSAVYVGDRLFEDVLGPQEVGMRTIWVPHSEIPLDQQIAVEVEPDATVQDLGEILGVVEGWRAQP from the coding sequence GTGAGCCGCGAGGAGGACACGCCGCGCAGGCCGAGCCCGGGCCGCCCGGAGCCCGGCCCGGTCGAGGCGGTGATCTTCGACTGGGGCGGCACGCTGACTCCCTGGCACTCCATCGACCTCGGGGAGCAGTGGCGGGTCTTCGCGCGCGAGATCCATGGCATCCCCTTCGCCTCCGAGGACGTGCCGCATGCCGACCTCGAGCGTGCCCACGAGCTCGCCGACCGGATCCTCGCCGCCGAGGACGAGGCCTGGCAGCGGTCGCGCTCCGATCACGCGAGCGCTCACCTCGACGACGTGCTCCGGGCGGCCGGGATCGATCCCTGGCACGACCGCCATCACCTCGCCCTGGCGGCCTACCGGCGGTTCTGGGAGCCGCACACGGCGACCGATCCGCAGGTGCGGCCGCTGTGGGAGGGCCTGCGGGCGCACGGCCTCAAGGTCGGCGTCCTGTCCAACACCATCTGGAGCCGCGAGTACCACCGGGGGATCTTCGAGCGCGACGGCGTGCTCGACCTCATCGACGCCGACGTCTACTCCAGCGAGATCCGGGTGACCAAGCCGCACGCGCTGGCCTTCGAGACGGCGTGCCGTGCCCTCGACGTCGCACCGACGAGCGCCGTCTATGTCGGGGACCGGCTCTTCGAGGACGTGCTCGGACCGCAGGAGGTCGGGATGCGCACGATCTGGGTGCCGCACAGCGAGATCCCGCTCGACCAGCAGATCGCCGTCGAGGTAGAGCCGGACGCCACCGTGCAGGACCTGGGCGAGATCCTCGGCGTCGTCGAGGGCTGGCGCGCTCAGCCCTGA
- a CDS encoding alpha-amylase family protein → MVTPSPDALRRVAPRRLEMLQARTARWLPDLAAGLSEVYGADAAPALTQRLLDLATSTYATRSEELHRLDLDRTLQPDWLQDPTMIGYAAYTERFGGDLRGLRERLPHLESLGVRYLHLMPLMATRAGDSDGGYAVSDYGTVRPDLGSMDDLEALATELRHRGVSLVIDLVLNHVAQEHEWAVRARAGEQRYRDYFHVFPDRTLPDRYEEALLEVFPDFAPGSFTWDDDLDGWVWTTFNSFQWDLDWSNPEVLLELAGVVLDLANRGVEVVRLDAIAFMWKRMGTLCQGEPEVHAITQVLRAVARIACPALAFKAEAIVAPSQLLPYLGQGARTGRVSDLAYHNTLMVQVWSMLASGDVRLAAHTLGTLPPKPSSATWITYLRCHDDIGWAIEDTLAHDVGLSGPAHRHFLADWYTGAFPGSTGEGLTFQENPETGDRRTSGTAASLIGLSQAEREGDDADGPSSVTSALARLRLANALVVGYGGIPVIWSGDEIATPNDARWAEEPGHASDNRWAGRPRLDDERLALADDLGSVPGRALADLRHLLATRARLPHLHGSVETVVGPVDDPGVLVLERHHPLGLMVQVANVTDGWRPWPGRRARALGVAEARDELTGDPLPWGGDDQVWLAPFAVLWLLAPQG, encoded by the coding sequence GTGGTCACCCCTTCGCCCGACGCCCTCCGCCGTGTCGCCCCGCGCCGGCTCGAGATGCTCCAGGCCCGCACCGCCCGATGGCTCCCCGACCTCGCCGCCGGGCTCAGCGAGGTCTACGGGGCCGACGCCGCACCGGCACTGACCCAACGGCTGCTCGACCTCGCCACGAGCACCTACGCGACGCGCAGCGAGGAGCTGCACCGGCTGGACCTCGACCGAACCCTCCAGCCCGACTGGCTGCAGGACCCGACGATGATCGGGTACGCGGCGTACACCGAGCGGTTCGGCGGCGACCTGCGCGGGCTGCGGGAGCGCCTCCCCCACCTCGAGTCGCTCGGCGTGCGCTACCTCCACCTCATGCCGCTCATGGCCACCCGCGCGGGCGACAGCGACGGCGGGTACGCGGTGAGCGACTACGGGACCGTCCGCCCCGACCTCGGCTCGATGGACGACCTCGAGGCCCTGGCCACCGAGCTCCGTCACAGGGGCGTCAGCCTCGTCATCGACCTCGTCCTCAACCACGTCGCCCAGGAGCACGAGTGGGCCGTCCGGGCCCGCGCCGGTGAGCAGCGCTACCGCGACTACTTCCACGTCTTCCCCGACCGAACCCTCCCCGACCGCTACGAGGAGGCCCTGCTCGAGGTCTTCCCGGACTTCGCGCCCGGCTCCTTCACCTGGGACGACGACCTCGACGGCTGGGTGTGGACGACCTTCAACTCCTTCCAGTGGGACCTCGACTGGTCCAACCCCGAGGTGCTGCTCGAGCTCGCAGGGGTCGTCCTCGACCTCGCGAACCGTGGCGTCGAGGTGGTGCGGCTCGACGCCATCGCCTTCATGTGGAAGAGGATGGGCACGCTCTGCCAGGGCGAGCCCGAGGTGCACGCGATCACCCAGGTGCTGCGCGCCGTGGCCCGGATCGCCTGCCCCGCCCTGGCCTTCAAGGCCGAGGCGATCGTCGCGCCGAGCCAGCTGCTCCCCTACCTCGGGCAGGGCGCCCGGACCGGCCGGGTCAGCGACCTCGCGTACCACAACACCCTCATGGTCCAGGTGTGGTCGATGCTCGCCAGCGGCGACGTCCGGCTCGCCGCGCACACCCTGGGGACCCTGCCGCCCAAGCCGTCATCCGCCACGTGGATCACCTACCTGCGCTGCCACGACGACATCGGCTGGGCGATCGAGGACACCCTCGCCCACGACGTCGGGCTCAGCGGGCCGGCCCACCGCCACTTTCTCGCCGACTGGTACACGGGTGCCTTCCCCGGGTCGACCGGTGAGGGGCTGACCTTCCAGGAGAACCCCGAGACGGGCGACCGCCGGACCTCCGGCACTGCGGCCTCGCTCATCGGGCTGTCCCAGGCCGAGCGCGAAGGGGATGACGCCGACGGCCCGTCGTCGGTCACCTCGGCGCTGGCGCGGCTGCGCCTCGCGAACGCCCTCGTCGTCGGGTACGGCGGGATCCCGGTCATCTGGTCAGGCGACGAGATCGCCACCCCGAACGACGCCCGGTGGGCCGAGGAGCCCGGCCACGCGTCGGACAACCGCTGGGCGGGACGGCCCCGGCTCGACGACGAGCGGCTCGCGCTCGCCGACGACCTGGGGAGCGTGCCGGGCCGCGCGCTCGCCGACCTGCGCCACCTCCTCGCCACCCGCGCCCGGCTCCCCCACCTCCACGGCTCGGTCGAGACGGTCGTGGGCCCCGTGGACGACCCCGGTGTCCTGGTCCTCGAGCGGCACCACCCGCTCGGCCTCATGGTCCAGGTCGCCAACGTCACCGACGGCTGGCGGCCGTGGCCCGGGCGCCGTGCCCGGGCGCTGGGCGTCGCCGAGGCGCGCGACGAGCTCACCGGGGACCCCCTCCCGTGGGGCGGGGACGACCAGGTGTGGCTCGCCCCCTTCGCCGTCCTGTGGCTGCTCGCCCCTCAGGGCTGA
- a CDS encoding cobalt-precorrin-6A reductase, whose protein sequence is MHVLVLGGTAEARELAALLEREGVRVTSSLAGRVSRPRLPVGEVRVGGFGGADGLAAWTREHGVDAVVDATHPFATTMSRHAAEACATTGHPLLRLARPGWAGHPEAASWTWVDGYEAARETADDLGGAPFVTTGRQTLHHYTRPWAQRPVLVRLVEPPAEPLPAAWTVLRSRGPFDLDAELATMREHAVDVLLTKDSGGDFTAPKLTAAATLGVPVVVVRRPAVQAGVPEVARAAEVVARLLSGAASAGAPPPRG, encoded by the coding sequence ATGCACGTCCTCGTCCTCGGTGGCACCGCGGAGGCCCGCGAGCTTGCCGCCCTCCTCGAGCGCGAAGGGGTCCGGGTCACCTCCTCGCTCGCCGGCAGGGTCTCCCGGCCGCGGCTGCCGGTCGGCGAGGTCCGTGTCGGCGGCTTCGGCGGGGCTGACGGCCTGGCCGCGTGGACCCGCGAGCACGGGGTCGACGCGGTCGTCGACGCCACCCACCCCTTCGCCACGACGATGAGCCGGCACGCCGCCGAGGCCTGCGCCACGACCGGGCACCCGCTCCTGCGCCTCGCCCGGCCAGGGTGGGCCGGGCACCCCGAGGCCGCCAGCTGGACCTGGGTGGACGGCTACGAGGCCGCCCGCGAGACCGCCGACGACCTCGGCGGTGCCCCCTTCGTCACCACCGGGCGGCAGACCCTCCACCACTACACCCGTCCGTGGGCGCAGCGACCGGTCCTCGTGCGGCTCGTCGAGCCGCCCGCCGAGCCGCTCCCCGCTGCGTGGACGGTGCTGCGCTCGCGCGGGCCCTTCGACCTCGACGCCGAGCTGGCGACGATGCGCGAGCATGCGGTCGACGTGCTGCTCACGAAGGACTCCGGCGGGGACTTCACCGCGCCGAAGCTCACCGCCGCCGCGACCCTCGGCGTGCCCGTCGTCGTCGTCCGCCGGCCGGCCGTCCAGGCGGGCGTGCCCGAGGTCGCGCGCGCGGCGGAGGTCGTCGCCCGGCTGCTCAGCGGCGCAGCGAGCGCAGGAGCACCGCCCCCGCGAGGGTGA